The Triticum aestivum cultivar Chinese Spring chromosome 3A, IWGSC CS RefSeq v2.1, whole genome shotgun sequence genome includes a region encoding these proteins:
- the LOC123059178 gene encoding aspartic proteinase nepenthesin-1: MDRPAARRARGAVAMTVLLLLLLPGPASSLAGAAVGVIVRSPFMKRIASIIVKEVASAGASALTKALRSSNKAGQLGSDAADDAGIILYNVSVGQQTFSGVVDIFNDFFWVQCPPAPAQVLSAVPCISDTCSSVLRKTTNNDCVDTTSSCLYAYGSLDDGSYSTGYLGYEKFTFGAGTGTSPVSGSVVFGCSTQNTVKDGAIGFSKGPLSILSQLHITRFSYFLTPDDSKSSSSTSVVLLGDQAVPQTKRSRSTPLLKSNVYQDLYYVKLTGIKVDGESLKGIPDRAFDFAADGKSGGVALSTTIALTWLQSDAYYAVKQALMSKIDSPAVKSNNELDLCYDTNSVAKLKFPKITLVFDGVDSPGMDLTTVHYFYKDTNTGFQCLTMLPMPKDYPLGSILGSMLQAGTNMIYDIGARQLTFEKAAAAAPQVPLMAIVSLLAWVLLF, encoded by the exons ATGGATCGGCCAGCAGCAAGAAGAGCTAGAGGTGCGGTCGCCATGACGgtgctgctgctcctgctcctgccgGGGCCTGCCTCGTCTCTGGCGGGGGCGGCGGTTGGGGTAATCGTCCGCTCGCCTTTCATGAAAAGGATCGCGAGCATCATCGTCAAGGAGGTAGCAAGCGCGGGCGCGTCCGCTCTGACGAAGGCCCTCCGCAGCTCCAACAAGGCCGGCCAGCTGGGCTCCGATGCCGCGGACGACGCCGGCATCATACTCTACAACGTCTCCGTCGGACAACAGACCTTCTCCGGCGTGGTCGACATCTTCAACGACTTTTTCTGGGTGCAGTGCCCGCCCGCTCCGGCGCAAGTGCTCTCCGCAGTCCCCTGCATCAGCGACACGTGCTCCAGCGTGCTCAGGAAGACCACTAACAACGACTGCGTCGACACAACGAGCAGCTGCCTGTACGCGTACGGGTCACTCGACGATGGCAGCTACAGCACCGGCTACCTCGGCTATGAGAAGTTCACCTTCGGTGCTGGGACCGGGACGTCGCCCGTCTCCGGGAGCGTGGTGTTTGGCTGCAGCACCCAGAATACGGTGAAGGACGGCGCCATTGGGTTCAGCAAGGGCCCCCTCTCCATCCTGTCACAGCTACACATCACCAG GTTCTCCTACTTCCTGACACCCGACGACTCCAAGAGCTCGAGCTCCACCAGCGTGGTCCTGCTGGGCGACCAAGCCGTGCCGCAGACTAAACGTAGCCGCTCCACACCATTGCTAAAGAGTAACGTGTACCAGGACTTGTACTACGTTAAGCTCACCGGAATAAAGGTTGACGGTGAGTCGCTAAAAGGCATCCCGGACCGAGCGTTCGACTTCGCGGCGGATGGCAAGTCCGGTGGGGTGGCCCTGAGCACCACCATCGCCCTCACCTGGCTCCAGAGTGACGCCTACTATGCCGTGAAGCAAGCGCTAATGAGCAAGATAGACTCACCGGCCGTGAAAAGCAACAATGAGTTGGACCTGTGCTACGACACCAACTCTGTGGCCAAGCTCAAGTTCCCCAAGATAACTCTGGTATTTGATGGAGTGGACTCACCCGGGATGGACCTCACAACGGTGCACTACTTCTACAAGGACACCAACACCGGGTTCCAGTGCCTCACCATGCTGCCGATGCCCAAGGATTATCCTTTAGGCTCCATCCTAGGTAGCATGCTGCAGGCGGGCACCAACATGATCTACGACATCGGTGCCCGGCAGCTGACCTtcgagaaggcggcggcggcggccccacAGGTGCCACTCATGGCGATAGTCTCTCTCCTTGCGTGGGTGCTCCTCTTCTAG